In the Macrobrachium rosenbergii isolate ZJJX-2024 chromosome 23, ASM4041242v1, whole genome shotgun sequence genome, one interval contains:
- the LOC136851057 gene encoding trichohyalin-like, with the protein MNSKNLFNTVVSLFGRFDRYICSFVAPTPTRVGEYNLFGRFNRYICSFVDPTPRVEDYNDINCSVRVFGPLGKWKLEKKIRKLQLLLTTQISAIGNDPEMATLKDHLNLHLQKLHQAQKKTEMKATYKETKNCWCRLEHYPEMPRKTTPAPLEEPLLFSSCEESLTETTRERHPIGGMFDDEFEEKINFKKKDTKHPEASKERQDLEYETQESCKMYHFEKEAEASAERLEFQKNTVDRTRQELDTFGKEKDALEMDKKALAKEKEVFYEEREDLRRQGIKFQRDADELQEMLCECNVAKIRLEERQQEMMKAEEDFLIRKEALERERVAFEKEKEKAKDEERAALSREWQAVGNAKNELHQEKQKLQEERAAFNKEKEAFDMNAKDSLTGKEEQDDKREAQNCTAGPVNRFRPERTCGDGFLEAFKEKMNANFNDTMNSWEKNLREKMRLRKQMQLDILRKEKESLLMSETQKRKEHEDTVDRLREMNEKHKELIENLEKEKVSLLNEVEHLKKENYSFAQEVQNLKKDHENADRNQESITHVQEEELELLRKENSSLRDKVETMQKEVKVFREQLLDVVKELANEQEDESEVEYTDEEQWVSDLEIENMTGETETELSTNKEQRVICLDSEPPTPLEMTYDDDRVSLPREEIESFANARVIQEPVVDETEL; encoded by the coding sequence atttgttcttttgtgGACCCAACTCCAAGAGTtgaggattataatgatataaattgCTCGGTGCGAGTGTTTGGCCCGCTAGGAAAATGGAAACTGGAGAAGAAAATCAGGAAGTTACAGTTGTTGTTGACGACACAAATATCGGCAATCGGTAACGATCCAGAGATGGCTACCCTGAAGGACCACTTAAATTTACACCTACAGAAGCTCCATCAGGCCCAGAAGAAGACTGAGATGAAGGCGACGTACAAAGAGACTAAAAACTGTTGGTGCCGACTCGAACACTACCCGGAAATGCCCCGCAAAACAACACCAGCCCCACTGGAAGAACCTCTGCTTTTCAGTTCATGCGAGGAGTCTCTGACGGAAACGACGAGAGAGCGCCATCCAATAGGAGGAATGTTTGATGACGaatttgaggaaaaaattaatttcaagaagAAGGACACCAAACATCCAGAGGCTTCTAAGGAAAGACAGGACTTAGAATATGAAACACAGGAGTCTTGTAAAATGTACCACTTTGAGAAGGAAGCAGAGGCGTCAGCAGAAAGACTGGAGTTTCAGAAGAACACTGTGGACAGAACGAGACAAGAACTGGACACTTTCGGAAAAGAAAAAGACGCCCTTGAAATGGACAAGAAAGCCCTGGCCAAAGAGAAAGAAGTCTTCTACGAGGAAAGAGAAGATCTGAGGAGGCAAGGGATCAAGTTCCAGAGAGATGCTGATGAACTCCAGGAAATGTTGTGCGAATGCAATGTTGCAAAAATTCGTCTTGAAGAAAGGCAACAGGAAATGATGAAGGCTGAAGAGGATTTCTTGATTAGGAAAGAAGCCTTAGAAAGGGAAAGAGTAgcatttgaaaaggaaaaggaaaaggccAAAGATGAAGAGAGGGCCGCCCTCTCGAGGGAATGGCAGGCTGTAGGAAATGCAAAAAATGAGTTGCACCAggagaaacaaaaattacaagaGGAAAGGGCCGCCTTCAACAAGGAGAAGGAAGCATTTGACATGAATGCGAAGGACTCCCTCACAGGCAAAGAAGAGCAGGATGACAAGAGGGAAGCCCAGAACTGCACAGCTGGCCCAGTGAACCGCTTTAGACCTGAGCGGACATGTGGAGATGGATTCCTGGAAGCattcaaagagaaaatgaatgctaATTTCAATGATACAATGAATTCCTGGGAAAAGAACCTTCGGGAAAAGATGAGGCTTAGAAAACAAATGCAGTTGGACATTCTTCGAAAAGAAAAGGAGAGTCTTCTAATGAGCGAGACtcagaaaagaaaggaacacGAGGACACTGTTGATCGGCTGAGGGAAATGAATGAGAAGCATAAAGAGCTTATCgaaaatttggaaaaagaaaaggttagTCTTCTGAATGAAGTTGAGCatctgaaaaaggaaaactataGTTTTGCACAGGAAGTTCAAAACCTGAAAAAAGACCACGAAAATGCTGACAGGAATCAGGAGAGCATCACACATGTTCAAGAGGAGGAGCTGGAACTCCTGAGGAAAGAAAACTCAAGTCTTAGGGACAAAGTTGAGACCATgcaaaaagaagtaaaagtttTCCGGGAGCAATTGCTAGACGTGGTGAAGGAACTAGCAAATGAGCAAGAGGATGAAAGTGAAGTTGAGTACACTGATGAGGAGCAGTGGGTAAGTGACCTTGAAATAGAAAACATGACAGGGGAAACGGAAACTGAGCTCAGTACCAACAAGGAACAGCGGGTGATTTGCCTCGATTCTGAGCCACCAACACCTTTGGAAATGACCTACGACGACGACCGTGTAAGTCTTCCACGCGAGGAGATAGAGTCGTTCGCGAATGCAAGGGTCATCCAAGAACCGGTTGTTGATGAAACGGAATTGTAG